In a genomic window of Nitrososphaerota archaeon:
- a CDS encoding universal stress protein, with protein MDIREPHIERILVAFDGSSDSLRALNIGCSLAEKYGASLIIAHVYTVPIPVYASGSTMPLPEMGEAADLAKQDGLVVLSEGLEVAETWHVKAKGELLEARSTLSALVEYSTNEKVDLIVVGNRGMSGFKRLIMGSVSSGLVHDAECPVLVVR; from the coding sequence ATGGACATTCGCGAGCCGCACATCGAAAGGATACTGGTAGCCTTCGATGGCTCGAGTGACTCCCTCCGGGCACTCAACATAGGGTGCTCCCTCGCGGAGAAGTACGGGGCGTCCCTGATCATCGCCCACGTCTACACCGTCCCCATCCCTGTTTACGCCAGCGGGTCCACCATGCCCCTTCCAGAAATGGGTGAGGCCGCCGACCTTGCAAAACAGGATGGGCTCGTCGTCCTCAGCGAAGGCCTCGAAGTTGCCGAGACCTGGCACGTGAAGGCCAAAGGGGAGCTTCTCGAGGCCCGCTCAACCCTCTCTGCGCTGGTAGAGTATTCCACGAACGAGAAGGTGGACCTCATAGTCGTCGGCAACCGCGGGATGTCAGGCTTCAAGCGGCTCATCATGGGGAGCGTCTCCAGCGGTCTTGTCCACGACGCCGAGTGCCCCGTCCTGGTGGTCCGGTAG
- a CDS encoding CBS domain-containing protein, with product MRDVMTSSVRTISSESNMVEAAKAMAKWKIGSLVIVQGKKPVGIITEGDVSKFVSKGADPTKTPLAAMRKKLVTVEPGERLEVAAKLMATAGVKKLPVMDGDTLVGIVTQTDIVNSSFALVTSLKEMVQARYRPPDFEM from the coding sequence GTGCGGGACGTCATGACCTCCTCAGTGCGCACCATATCCTCCGAGTCTAACATGGTCGAGGCCGCCAAGGCAATGGCGAAGTGGAAGATCGGGTCCCTGGTGATCGTCCAAGGCAAGAAGCCGGTCGGTATCATAACCGAGGGCGATGTCTCGAAGTTCGTCTCAAAGGGTGCCGACCCCACCAAGACTCCGCTTGCCGCGATGAGGAAGAAGCTCGTGACCGTCGAACCCGGAGAAAGACTTGAGGTCGCAGCCAAGCTGATGGCAACGGCTGGTGTGAAGAAGCTTCCAGTGATGGATGGGGACACGCTCGTCGGGATTGTCACCCAGACTGACATCGTGAATTCCAGCTTCGCCCTCGTCACCTCTCTCAAGGAGATGGTGCAGGCCCGCTACAGGCCTCCCGACTTCGAGATGTAA
- a CDS encoding NAD-dependent epimerase/dehydratase family protein: MNLLVGATGFVGGHIVEYLFQQGEISKGTFRKGSHLKIMDASGVQGMEADLLDHHSLHEAMEGADTIYNIASPMPDSDTDFVEVNTEGLLNLLEVATELGVKTLIHLSTLDVCGFGTRELSESSPVKPVTEYQKGKAEAERILGESAKRTPSLRVVIIRAARAVGSRDESLTIPLLRMIESGKVVLPGSSSMSFSHPQDIAQAMYKAATGQVPSGSLYLVKSFDATPEALSRELVTAVGAEAEVRKEGLFSKSLLGSYASEQLKASLAIEAQSGWKQLGYSPVFNSRTTCEEIARWYKKEPWATDRA, from the coding sequence TTGAACCTACTCGTGGGCGCGACTGGCTTCGTCGGCGGTCATATCGTTGAGTACCTATTCCAGCAAGGGGAGATCTCGAAGGGGACCTTCAGGAAGGGTTCGCACCTCAAGATCATGGACGCGAGCGGAGTTCAGGGGATGGAGGCCGACCTGCTCGACCACCACTCACTCCACGAGGCGATGGAGGGCGCGGACACGATCTACAACATAGCGTCCCCGATGCCCGACTCTGACACGGATTTTGTGGAGGTCAACACCGAAGGTCTGTTGAACCTCCTGGAAGTCGCGACAGAGCTGGGAGTCAAGACCCTCATCCACCTAAGCACATTGGACGTCTGCGGCTTCGGTACGAGGGAGCTTTCAGAATCCAGCCCAGTCAAGCCCGTCACTGAATACCAAAAGGGGAAGGCCGAAGCGGAGCGCATCCTGGGCGAGTCTGCGAAGAGGACCCCGTCCCTGAGGGTGGTCATCATCCGTGCGGCAAGGGCCGTCGGCTCCCGCGATGAGTCCCTCACTATCCCCCTGCTTCGCATGATCGAGTCGGGGAAGGTGGTGCTCCCGGGGTCGAGTTCCATGTCCTTCTCTCATCCGCAGGACATTGCTCAGGCGATGTACAAGGCAGCCACCGGCCAGGTTCCATCCGGCTCCCTGTACCTGGTGAAGTCATTCGACGCTACCCCCGAGGCCTTGTCCCGGGAGCTAGTCACCGCGGTGGGGGCAGAGGCCGAAGTGCGCAAAGAGGGCCTGTTCTCGAAGTCTCTCCTTGGCAGTTACGCCTCTGAACAGCTCAAGGCGTCCCTTGCAATCGAAGCGCAGTCTGGCTGGAAGCAACTCGGCTATTCCCCTGTCTTCAACAGCAGGACGACCTGTGAAGAAATCGCAAGATGGTACAAGAAGGAGCCTTGGGCCACAGACAGAGCCTGA
- a CDS encoding endonuclease III — protein sequence MMVYGSKDKRATALAELKDVEEGDPFRVLIGTILSQRTRDENTAKASENLFSRYRTAEELAHADPRAVRKLIRPSGFYNVKTKSIIRVSRQLIKEFGGVVPHRMDDLLKLHSVGRKTANCVLVYAFNEPAIPVDTHVHRISNRLGLVSTREPEDTEAELVKTVPKKYWLDLNDLFVRFGQTTCKPVGPHCGSCTLTGVCRYYQQVVAPRREAVEFREHKHSNLQS from the coding sequence ATGATGGTCTACGGCTCAAAGGATAAGCGGGCGACTGCCCTGGCGGAGCTGAAGGACGTCGAGGAGGGAGACCCCTTCCGGGTACTGATAGGCACGATCCTTTCGCAGAGGACGAGAGATGAAAACACTGCCAAGGCTTCTGAAAACCTGTTTTCAAGGTACAGGACGGCCGAAGAGCTGGCCCACGCCGACCCGCGCGCCGTCAGGAAACTCATACGGCCGTCGGGTTTCTACAACGTGAAGACGAAGAGCATTATCAGGGTCTCAAGACAGCTCATCAAGGAATTCGGAGGGGTGGTCCCGCACAGGATGGATGACCTGCTCAAGCTTCACTCAGTCGGGAGGAAGACCGCCAACTGCGTTCTGGTCTACGCCTTCAACGAGCCCGCGATACCAGTCGACACTCACGTCCACAGGATTTCAAACAGGCTGGGCCTGGTCAGCACAAGAGAGCCCGAAGACACAGAAGCCGAGCTTGTCAAGACGGTTCCAAAGAAGTACTGGTTGGACCTGAACGACCTATTCGTGAGGTTCGGCCAGACCACCTGCAAGCCTGTCGGACCTCACTGCGGCTCCTGCACACTGACAGGAGTCTGTCGTTACTACCAACAGGTAGTTGCTCCCAGGCGCGAAGCTGTTGAGTTCCGAGAGCATAAGCACTCAAACCTCCAGTCCTGA
- a CDS encoding acyl-CoA dehydrogenase family protein has translation MEPLFRASVDEVSRLIGLKEKELAILEDADAAANDLVTSEFESYVARKYNPETALVLKKHNLMGVPIAEEYGGRGARQLVQSLFLERMGQTGMGVITFADVHQCLGSLAIQDWGSEEQKQRHLPKAASGEAVLAYGLTEPEAGSDPTSMKTTYAEDGAGYRLTGSKYLISNGSIATNVIIFAYPKQGGGGPSAFIVDTKQKGFYVDMRLDEKIGLFTSDTSLLSLEDVFVASEDLLGQEGKGLAVAYSALLNGRIGIGSGCIGVMEDCLNQVKERASSRVQHGKQIGKHQLVQKHIAFIESNLEACRWLVYRAAIKKDEYEKDTKNLALRGDADRLSAVAKYMASKGAFESADRAVQVFGGFGYSIMSPVAKHFLDARVARIYEGTDEIMELKIASSILGKDFEAYK, from the coding sequence ATGGAACCTCTCTTTCGGGCATCCGTTGACGAGGTCTCCAGGCTCATCGGCCTCAAGGAGAAGGAGCTGGCCATCCTGGAGGACGCCGACGCGGCCGCAAACGACCTCGTCACCTCGGAGTTCGAGTCCTATGTCGCACGGAAGTACAACCCGGAAACTGCTCTGGTCCTCAAGAAGCACAACCTGATGGGAGTGCCCATCGCCGAGGAGTACGGCGGGAGGGGGGCGAGGCAGCTCGTCCAGTCGCTCTTCCTTGAGCGTATGGGGCAAACGGGCATGGGAGTGATCACCTTCGCCGACGTCCATCAGTGCCTGGGCAGCCTCGCCATCCAGGACTGGGGGTCCGAAGAGCAGAAACAGCGTCATCTTCCGAAGGCTGCCTCGGGGGAGGCCGTGCTTGCCTACGGTCTGACCGAGCCCGAAGCGGGGAGCGACCCTACTTCGATGAAGACAACCTACGCCGAAGACGGAGCGGGCTATCGACTGACGGGCTCGAAGTACCTCATCTCAAACGGGTCAATCGCGACCAACGTAATCATTTTCGCCTACCCGAAACAGGGAGGCGGGGGTCCCAGTGCCTTCATCGTCGACACCAAGCAGAAGGGATTCTACGTAGACATGAGGTTGGACGAGAAGATTGGGCTCTTCACCTCGGACACCTCGTTGCTATCGCTGGAGGACGTCTTCGTCGCCAGCGAGGACCTGCTGGGGCAGGAAGGAAAAGGGCTCGCGGTTGCCTACTCCGCCCTCCTCAACGGGAGGATAGGGATCGGCTCGGGGTGCATCGGCGTGATGGAGGATTGTCTCAACCAAGTCAAAGAGAGGGCGTCCTCGAGAGTACAGCATGGTAAGCAGATCGGGAAGCACCAGCTGGTTCAGAAGCACATAGCTTTCATCGAATCGAATCTGGAGGCATGTAGGTGGCTCGTCTACAGGGCCGCGATCAAGAAGGACGAATACGAAAAGGACACAAAGAACCTTGCCCTGAGGGGGGACGCAGACCGGCTCTCAGCCGTTGCGAAGTACATGGCCTCGAAGGGAGCGTTCGAGTCCGCGGACAGGGCGGTACAGGTCTTCGGTGGCTTCGGATACTCGATAATGTCTCCCGTGGCCAAGCATTTCCTCGACGCCCGGGTCGCGCGCATCTACGAGGGGACCGACGAGATCATGGAGCTGAAGATCGCCTCCTCGATCCTAGGCAAGGACTTCGAAGCCTACAAGTAG